AAGTAAAtgctttttaattatttcaaaaattgaaattcgtttaattgttttatttacgaGCCTAAGTAAATTGTAAGCCTAAGTTCGAGATTTTGGTTAAcatttaatttggtaaaaccacgtcaaaaagaaaagattaaacGGCTCTAAACCAATGaaacgaaattttgaaatataattGTCAGTgtttaaaaagacaaaaaaatgaaattctgaAATTGTTTCTAGcagagtaaaaatttttaagatatcgtttgatttgtttttttatgtagttttgtattgtattcagttattttatagatttggatgggtgaccggaTAATGTAATGCCAAAACATCGCAACTAACTCGTCTTTCGGAGGAGACGTTAAGCCGTCGGTCCCGGTCACTACTAGTGgtcgttaggtcaggtcagaggcTGTAGATGCGACCTGAAAACTCTGGCACTTGGGTGATGGCATTACCACCATACGCATATTCATATTATAGATTTGTATCtgcctttattttttgttttttatatgttttttttgttagcaAGCAGTAGTTTCTGATCCCAGTCAAAATTTGAGACACTAATTGTCAAAAGAAATGGTTTAGTTATTTAAAGGAGCAGTAAATTAAAtgttgttgtaaaaatttatttggagTGTGAAATGTGTGTTAATAAATCTCTAGAACCAGcacattataaacaaaatttaattagttttcttTTAACTTCGATTATGATACTTGCTCTAAGTTTGAATAACttgatgttttaatttattctttaaataaagtttttcagTCATTTAACACATACCTTCTTGTACATTGTTTCAAACTTAGTCGAAACCAGTACAGAACGTGTGATTTCGgtttttgttgcattttatccaagattttactttttagcAACAAACAACCAAACAGAGCAACAAtgcttttataaaaattgtcaatACCTACTGCTAAAagttggcaaaatttttgtttttgctagAAATTTATTGAAGCTATGATTTTAGTAAGAAGTCAAACTACTTATCTATCATTAAAGCCCTTCTCTTGGtataaaataactattacgAGTTttaatttgcctttattttttgttcacaaCAAATATTCTGATATCAGTCAAAGtttgaaatattatttgtcaaaaaaatgtttagtaaAGTAATACCTAGGTTTGAATAACTTGATGTGTAAtgttttaatgttattaatgttcttttacataaaattatcTGAGGATTTTAAATCAgactttttttgagatttgtttaacaaaaaaaatgatttttttacgtgTGTGTGTCTGAAGATTCTGAATCTGTGTTTATTTTCTAATCGTATCTACAATCAACAGGTTTTTTTAGATATGAGTCAAAGTTAGTGTGTTAATAAGAAGTGaatgttcttttttttgttaaagtcaGACAGTTCAAACAACTAAATTAGCTTTtcttattagttattacagAAAATGGTTCAAGAATTTTAAAtctggttttatttttatcaatcaatcattgtttttaaaatgtaagtCCAAGTTTGAGACATTATTGGTTGacttaatttggtaaaatcgCTAACATCGTAACCCtttatcacaattttttgtggtgaAGGTAAAATCTAAAcgtcttaatttttaagtttcctTGGGTCAAATTCCCCGAGGATTTTAAACTAGACTTTGTTTCACATCTATGAGATATCGATTAACATTTATCATACTTTTATTTTCGCCTCTAtggattaataaaattttgaaattctatTTTAAGCGGATGAACGAGAGGTCACTTGTGTGTGTGACCCCTCCAATGCATTATGTAAATTTTGCTTGGCTCAATTACGAAAACCTCGTCGATTACATAACTGGAGCCAGTGGAGGGTCCCGTGTCAATTTCAATAACCGCAAACCAGACGTGAAGATTGGATAAATGTAGGAATTTGCCGTCATTAAAATGGCAATGGATCAATCAggccaataaaaaaatgagcaACCTGCCGTTGATTcgggcaaaattttgaattaattttgccATTAACAATGCATTTGAAGACGAACAATTTACCACTCACCCACATGCAGCTAGATTGGCGCCATTAATAAATCACGTTGACACGTGAACCCTTTAAATAGATTGCTCCAACACGTGAAATAATGATTTAAGACGGGAGCAAGCAACAATAATAACCCCCTGTCTGAAATGTGCgtagataaaattatttataacaattgtaataataagTCGTCTGGCGCTATGGCTGGTCATTTTTTCTCGTTCTATAAATAACATAAATGTTGAGAAAACAATGACCCTCTGTGCTCATTATAAATGTTTATAATAACTTTGTGGTATGCGTAAGTAGGTACACAATTGTTATCTAGGTACACTATCTGGCGTGTGGACAAACAACGGGGGGCTCTGGTGCATTTTTGCTATTTCCGTGTTTATTCTTTCTCCAATGTTTGGTTTTTTTCCATGCGGATGTAATATTAATCGCTTTCTATAAATAggaaattcaaaatattctAATCTTTGGATGCTACAGTCAAATAACGACCagtaaaaatgtgtttaatttgATAAGCTATCAGCTACAAATATTTACTAGTTTTTTCTAAATGCCATGAACTGTACCTATTATGATAACCTTAGGTATTTTGATATTGTAGGGATAACACTTCGTAACAATGTTGACCACACGTGTCCGTTCCGTGCCGCCTCAATAAAACTCCCCAGttaagaaaaattcaataatttattacacgCTTTAGctaggtaaataaaattatgcaaCAATAAATCCGTAGATACAGTATCACAAGGTCATATCATTACTAAATAAATACCGCAACGacaatttttcttcttctccTTCAATACACGTAATACAACAAGAGTTTGTGTGCCATCTACAAAATTTAAGTGCACGTTGGCAGAAGCGAAACGAAGCGCACCTATAGCTACATTATATCACAAATTTTTGCCGACTAATCACAATTTAATCACAAGTTCACTTTTTAAGTCACAATTTTATCGACTAGGGCCGCCGCAATATTGGGACAGTTCTTCCAGTGAACAGGGTTTTTCACAGCACTCGTTAAAAACACCACGACGCTTCCTTCGACGAAAACCGGACATATGATGAGACGCTGCATTCGCCTTACTTTGGTACGGGTAGTCTAAACTATGCTGGGACAACGATGGGTAGCCGGGACGTCGCGACGCACCCATCTCGTGAACTGCaaacaaaaatgagaaatCAATTTGGTTGCTTAAGAAAATAgatcattaattaaattgtcgCAATTAATTGTTGTAATGTTTTgagccaaaataaaaattaataaggcGATATAATTTATCTTAAAATGTGTTGTTttgttattgaaaatttaaacattaccACTGCTAGTTGGTTGTCTCGGTTATGAAGAAAACGGTATGTCATGCTACGAACATTTTTAATGGTGGCTACGAAAACTACAGCACGAGCTGTAGGCGAGTGTCGTACAAGTATGAATTCATTAAATGCAAGctgtatttacaattttttctagaaaaaacaataaacaaattacatttttttaatgacaaactAAAGTTGTGCTTTTAAGCGGTCAAAAATTTCTAGTCTTTTGACTGGTcaattgatatattatttgacaatatttaaaaagattgttctttttcaattttcgtcattgtgtttttaataacaatcaacaatttaataaataatcatgTTTAATGGTAATAATGATCTAATTGTGAATACAGTTTAAGTTGAGAGAAATATGCAGGTTGCTTCTTATAGTATTTTGGGAATATGCGGTCCAGTtgctgaaaaaaattggatttttttaggATAAACTTATCTATTATAGGATGTTTTGGCTTTAAGTTGCTATTTATGTGATTTACattgatttcaaaaattcatctccgttaaaaattgaattgacTCATGAACATTTTTGAGCgatattttttccagttttcgGCGTGGATTATTTCAACAGTGCATTGATAAACTTGATGTAAATTTTGGCAATAAACTGTATATTGGTGCTGAATTTAATTCAAGAGTTCAACttcattgaaaatattttgaaattttttaaagcggTACACCAGAACTAATTTTTGATACTGTACTCAATTTCAAAAacacaatgtgtttttaaatgattcgcATGTAGTCGTCTGtaaatttctcatgtaaaatcagaaagttATTATTCtctatttattaagtctcgaattcggaaataagcttcaaTAATAagagtgttttcttgcacaatataataatttagttgcattttaaagaaattttttatagaaattaatggaatttcacaactgacagatttattgacagagaagTCAATTGAGTAGAGCGGCACAACTTTTTTActtgtaaaccaatttcaaacttaactagatggaaattatttaaaaccacATTGTATAAAAAACACGCCATTATCACGTATCTTGATATCTTGCTCgttttatttctatcaatGGAATATTGGTAAATGGGCTGAACTATCagaaaatgaatattttttgggaTACCAGTTCtatattttaaaccaaaattgAAATCCTGGTCACTTTTTTCCGAAACAAAGTTTTTGTCCAGTAGATCGAACAAACGACTTTGAGGGTAACCAGACCGGTGAGTTGACTGCGGCACACTCTATGCCAGACTAATGTCAAACGTTTAAGGCAGTCTTATAATAAATTGCTATCATGTTATATTGCCATTGGTTACAAGTTGTCCCGTGGTTGTCATAACGCATTCTGATTGAtcttaaatttatattatcTTAATGACAAATATGTATTGTGAATGAAGCAATTAAAGCATTGGAGgagaaaaaatatacatattaTGACTAATTATAAGCCAGTCGTGACATGGCAGCCGATCAagggttaaaaaaattaaaggttctaacaaaaatcaaactaaaAAGAATAGATAATAagtataaaaatgttaatataaTTGCTtgtatctttaaaaaaactgaaatcaaaaggtttatttataataaaataatatttataattaaattaaatgggCGTTATTGACTATTTGTACACGTGCAAATTAACGAGTAAACAAAATAGTCATTGTAATTCTAAcatcagtttttaaaattgttaacaaCATTCTGTTTTGTGGTTAAGTTAATATTACttggacattaaaaaattgcgtAAAAAAAGATGTTCCGAATTGCTTTTCTAAGAAatctaaaattgttttatttaaaattattgcagaACTAACTGACTTAACTTTAAAtgcttgaaataaaaaaaaatacgtaataCCTACTCTTCATCGTGAATTATCATTTATTCTATCGCAAACaataaaatggtattttattCACTGTTTACTTCAtggtaaaatgaaattttaccTTCTAAAGAAATATGGCTTACAATCAATGCTGAATTTTTTAACCTTTATAATTGTCAAGCAAAATAACTT
The sequence above is a segment of the Tribolium castaneum strain GA2 chromosome 9, icTriCast1.1, whole genome shotgun sequence genome. Coding sequences within it:
- the LOC100142381 gene encoding LIRP, whose translation is MDLQYVLVVVATVLAGIHTCRTDEMANFRGTKSKAVYCGRRLSETLSTVCKGNYNTLNKKSDIHEMGASRRPGYPSLSQHSLDYPYQSKANAASHHMSGFRRRKRRGVFNECCEKPCSLEELSQYCGGPSR